The Deltaproteobacteria bacterium genomic sequence CGCCGTGAGTTCGAACCGAAAACGCCTTTTACACCGCCTTTTCCTGCTCGAATACGAAGGGAACGAATCCGCTCCTTCGCGCGCCGTCCGGTGTCTCAATGCGTTCCTTGCCTTCCTGTTCATGGTCAGCCTGTTCTATTTTGCTTTCAGCCGCGTGGCCTACCATTGGGCATGGAGCTCGGTGGGGCGCTACTGGCCCATGTTCGTCCGAGGTTGGTGCGTAACGGTCCTGGTTTCCTTCGCAGCCTTGGCGACAAGCGCATGCCTCGGCGTGTTCCTGGCATTGGCTCAACGCTCCCGCATGCTGGCCTTGCGCTACCTGAGCAAACTGATCGTCGAGCTGATCCGGGGGACCCCGTTGCTCGTTCAGATTCTCATCTTTTTCTACGTTGTGGCGGAAGCTTTTCAGATCCGCAACAGGTATTTGGTAGGGATCCTGATTCTGTCTATTTTCAGCGCGGCGTATATCTGTGAGATCGTACGGGGAGGCATTGAAAGCGTCGGAAAGTCCCAGATCGACTCGGCCAGAGCCATTGGATTTACCCGCCGCCAGATCTACCGCTACGTGGTGTTTCCTCAAGCCATCCGGCAGATCCTACCGGCTCTGGCCGGACAATTCGTGTCCTTGATCAAGGATTCTTCTCTCCTGTCCATTATTTCCATCAGCGAATTCACTTTGAACGCTCAAGAAATAAACGCCTTCACGTACAGCGCTTTCGAAAGCTACATCCCATTGGCGGTGGGATATCTGATACTCACGCTACCCATATCCTTGTGGAGCCGGCATCTCGAGAGGAATTTCGCCTATGAGACTTGAGCTGCACTCTCTGTGCAAAACCTACAAAGGCCAAATCGCCCTCGATTCGCTGACTCTGGATACGGGCGAAGTGAAAGCATTGGCCGTCATCGGGCCGTCGGGCGGCGGGAAATCAACCCTGCTGCGTATCATCGGAGGCTTGGAAAGGCCCGATTCCGGAACCGTACGGCTTAACGGACTCGAGGTCGAATACGACGAACCCAAGCTGATCCAGTACCGGCGGGGCATTGGAACGGTTTTTCAGGCGTTCAATCTGTTTTCTCATTTAAACGCACTCGAAAATATTACCCTGCCGTTGGAGAAGGTGCACGGGTACAACCCTTCCGAAGCGGAACGATGGGCCCGGGAGCTTCTTCGTCACTTCCATCTCGAGGATCATGCGTTGAAGAAGCCTGCCGAGCTTTCAGGGGGACAGCGGCAAAGGGTGGCCATCGTGCGGGCCATCTCCATCAAACCCAGGGTCCTGCTGTTTGACGAACCCACGTCCGCTCTGGATCCCGAGATGTCCGCGGAGGTGCTGGAAGTCATTTCTCGGTTGAAACGCGAAGGCAGGGACATCATCATGGTTACGCACGAAATGGGATTCGCGCGGGCCGCAGCCGACCAGGCGGTTTTCCTCGCGAACGGAGCCATTGTCGAGTACGGCCCCGCGGAACAGGTCTTCTCCCGACCTTCCGACCCCATCACCCGAACGTTTCTCTCGAGAGTCACCCGATTTCAAGCGCCGGCCTGATTCGCGCACACGTGTGTGGTCAAGATCGGTGCGTTGTGTTATTATACATATAAGGCGGTGCGGAATAGAGATCCGTGTCGGGACGGAATTTCCGACCCGAGGAAGCGAGAGCGAATGCTGTGACCGTTGTAAGCCGCCTGGGAAAGGGCGAGGCGAGGGTTTCGGGCCCGCCGAACGTAACTTTCGAGAAAGGAGGCCGAGTGATGAACAGCTTGGCAGGGATCTTGTTCACAGGAACCGGTCCGATCCTGATCTTGACTACGTACAAGAGTTTTACGGACCCCAAATTCGTAGACAAGGTTCGTCAGAAAGGCATCAACAAGTTCATCGCGTACGAAGTGCCGGTGGATCTGTGTAAAAAGAAGTATGGTAACCACTACGACGTCATCCTTGGAGACCTCAACCAGACAGACGACCTGCGGGTGCTCGACTATAACGGTCATAACGTGTTCTACAACTTCAGTTTCGATGAGTTGGGCGCGCCGATACTCTTTGAGCCGAAATCCTAGTAACAGCCCGTTGAAAAAGCCGGGTTATTACAGGCCGTTGAAAAACGATGAGATGCAAGGCGCGCGAATCTCGAGGAATGAGTCGTACATAGAGTACGTCGCAGTGACGAGGGATGAAGCGCAACGCCGCAGATCGCGTTTTTCAACAGCATGGTAAGCAATCGGAGCAATGCTCCAGCAGGCTTCTAGCCTCGCCCTTTGGCCACAGCCGAATTCAACAAGGGGCTTCCCGTCGAGGGAGCCCTTTTTCCATGCTCGGTACAATCACTTCAATATCGGAGGCAGCGTTCACATTGGAATCGACGAAGAAACGGGATGCGAAAGAAGAAAAACGTCTGGCGGCAATGGCGGCTGTTGAACTCGTCAAGGACGGACAGGTGGTGGGGCTCGGAACCGGATCCACGGCAGCCTTTGTGATCGAGGAGCTGGGACGGCGGGTGCGCGAGCAAGGGCTCCGGATCCAGGGGGTGCCTACTTCTTACGAGGCGTCTCATCTGGCGCGGAAAGTCGGCATAACCCTGCGCTCCATGGACAATGTCTCCGGCATTGACATTGCCATTGACGGCGCGGATCAGGTGGATCCTTCAAAAAACCTGATCAAGGGCGGCGGCGCCTCCCATGTTACCGAAAAAATCGTGGACGGGTTCGCCGATCGTTTTGTAGTCATTGTGGACAGCTCGAAACTGGTCCCCAGGCTGGGGGGGAGTTTTCCCGTGCCCGTGGAAGTCATTCCGGTGGCCCTGTACGCGGTCATGGCGGCCGTGGAAAAAGTGGGCGGAAGACCCGAGCTGCGCATGGCGGTCCACAAAGCCGGACCCGTGATTACCGACCTGGGCAACCTGCTTCTGGACGTGCATTTTGACGGTATAGACGATCCCGCGGCCCTGGAAATGCGTCTCAACAACATCACCGGCACCGTTGGAAACGGGCTCTTCGTCGGCATGACGGACCAGGTCATCATCGGCGACAGCCTGACCGGATCCGCTCGCTGGATGGAATGAGGTTCTTTCAGAGTGTTTCTTTTACGAAACGTTCCTTCCGGCCGCTGAATTCCGAATAGCAGGCCGTTCCTCAAGCCGCGTGGGACACGTGGGCGAGGGAACGGTTGGAGTGCACGATGGTTCTCAGCCGGCGGAGAAGCAGTTTGGGATTCGGATGCTGGAACACGTTGCGGCCGATGGATATGCCTGCGGCGCCCGCCTTCATGGCCTCCTGAACGCAGCGAATCAGGTCTTCTTCCCGATCGATCTTGGGTCCTCCGGCGATCACCACGGGCGCGCAGCAGCCTTGTACCACGGATCGAAAACTCTCCACCGAACCGGTATAGGGCACTTTGACCACATCGGCGCCCAGTTCCGAAGCCAGCCGGGCGGCGTGCGCCACCAGACCCGGATCGAATTCATCCTTTACCTTTTTTCCCCGCACGTAAGCCATGATCAGGAGCGGCAGACCATAGGTCCGGCATTTGGATGCAACAGCCCCGGCATCGGCCAACATCTCCGCCTCGTACCGGTTTCCCAGATTCACGTGAATGGATACCGCGTCCGCGCCCAGACCCAGGGCGTCCTCCACCTTGGCTACGAGCACTTTGCGGATTCCGGATGAAGTCAGGTTCGTGCCGCCGGACAGATGCAGGATGATGCCGACGTCGGCGGGCAAGTCCCACGGCAGCTCCCGAAGCATGCCGCTGTGGAGGATCACGGCGTTGGGCCGCGCCTGAAGGATTGGGTCCAGCGCGTCCCTCATGGAAACCAATCCCTTTAACGGACCCGCGGTGAACCCGTGATCCAGAGGGACAATCACGGTCCGACCCGTGGTCGGATCCAGGATATGTCGCAGACGGGGGTTGAAAGAGCGCATGTTCCACCTCCCTCACGCATCGAAAAACCGGAGCGGGACCGGCTCGGGAAGCACGCCCCGGGCGTGGAGCTTATCGAAAAACGCACGAAGCCCCTCGATCAGCGGGGGATCGAGATCGAAGACCAGCCGATCCATGTAACTGTAGATGAGGCCTTCATCGAGGCCGCTTCGCGCGGCGGCGGCGCGGGATACGTCGGCAAGGGCGACACGGCTTTTGCGTTTGGAATCGAGCAGGGTTTCCAGCGCTCTCCGCACGCGATCCGGATGCGCCTCGGCGAACTCCCTGCGCACCACCCACAGGGCAAAGACAAACCCGAGTCCCGTCTCCTCACGCCACCAATCCGCCAGATCGTAGCGATATTGAAAACCGCCGTTGGTCCCCATGCGGAGTGCGAGATCTCCGATGACCAGGGCCGCATCCGGCCGTTCCTTCCGGAGGACTTCCGGATGAATCCGAACGGTCTCGTACCGCGGCCGCACTCCCTTGCCGTTCTCGAGCAGCAGCTTGAGTAACGCGATCGAAGTCTCCGACTCTTCGGTCACCCAGATCCGTTTCCCGTCCAGTTCGTTCACCGGCATCTGCGTGACCAGGAAAACGCTTCTCACCGGACCGAAGCTCGATATGGACAGGTCGGGCAAGATCAGGTATCGTTCGAAGTGGCGGGCGTATTCCACGCAGGAAACAGGGCTGATGTCCAGCTCGCCGATTCGGACCCGGCGGTTCAGACATGCCGGGGCGCCGGGCGCCAGTTCCAATTCGTCCGAGGGGGAGCGTTGTTCGAGATGATAGTACACGGGGTCCGAATTCATGTATCGGATCCGGCCGACGCGGACTTTGGGGTTTGTACGTGATTCACACATCATCTTTAATGACCACGCGGTCATCCCTAACCGCTTAAAAAGGATTTGCAATTAAGTGACCACATGGTCAATAATAACCATTCTGAAAGGCAAAAGCAACCGCTTTCTGACGCTGTCTCATGCGCGATCGTAACCACTTTGAAGATCCCGTTGCTCACTCAGCTAACGCCGTAGTTCGGCTGGCGTTGATCGGATATCGATGCACCGGCAAGTCGTCCCTGGCGCAAATCCTGGCCCAACAATGGGGATGGCGCGCCGTGGATCTGGATAAGGTGCTCCAGGAAAGAGCGCGCAAAGACATTGCCGATCTGGTGCGCGAACAGGGATGGCATTCGTTTCGCATGATCGAGGCCGAGCTGTTGCGCGAATTCTCGAAGCACGAACGGGTGGTCGTGGCCACAGGGGGAGGCATCATCGAAACGCCCGAATGCCGGGAGACGCTGAAAAGGGACTTTTATACCGTGTGGCTCACCGCCGACATCCATACGATCCTCCAACGCATGAGCAAAGACGCCAACACGGCTGCGCAGCGCCCTCCCCTCACGGACAAGACGCCTGAAGAGGAAGTGCGAAGCCTCCTCGAACACAGAAGACCCTGGTATCAGGAGTGCTCGATCCTGAAGCTCTCCACGGACCGGATGTCTCTGCCCCGGTTGGCGGCTGAAATCGAGAAAGCCATGCATCGTGGGGATAAAGAAGAGTTCCCCATTAGAATAGAGTAATGAAAAGGAACATCATGTTTGCACAACCCACGGATCCCGCTCTGCGGAAAATCGAAAAAAAGCTCGAGGCCGGCAAACGCCTGGACGCGGAAGACGGGAACCATTTGTATCGAACCCACGACCTCCTGGGGCTGGGCGTTTTGGCGCACGGGGCGCGTCTGGCCGCCAACGGGCGCAAAGCGTATTACGTATACAACCAGCACATCAACTACACCAATATCTGCAAGAACCTTTGCCGATTCTGTGCGTTCGGAAGAGAGGCCGACCGGGAAGGCGCGTATTTCATGACCCTGGACGACGTGGAGGCGGCTCTCCGCTGCCGCGAGGCCGAACCCATCACGGAGATTCACGTGGTGGGAGGCGTACATCCCGATCTTCCGGCCGATTACTATTTCGACCTGGTCCGGAGGATAAAAAAGGTGCGCCCCCACGCCACGGTCAAGGCGTTTACCGCGGTCGAGATCCACCATCTGGCAAAATTGACCGGAAGCACGTTGGCGGATACCTTCCGGCGATTGAAAGAGTGCGGTTTGGAAGCCATGCCCGGCGGCGGGGCCGAGGTGTTTTCTCCCCGGATACAGGAAGAGCTGTTTCCGCGCAAAATAGGCGCCGACGAGTGGCTCGAGGTCATGCGTGAAGCCCACCGGGCCGGCATCCGGACCAACGCCACCATGTTGTACGGACATGTGGAAACCGTCGAGGAACGGGTGGAGCACTTTCTGAGATTGCGGGCGTTGCAGGACGAAGTCGAAGGCTTCATGGCGTTCGTGCCGCTGGCCTTTCATTCAAAAAACACCCGCTTGTCTCACTTGCCCCCCACCACGGGGTACGACGATCTCAAGACCGTGGCCGTGGCGCGCCTTTTGCTCGACAACTTTCCCCACATCAAGGCCTACTGGGTCATGCTGGGACTGAAACTCGCGCAGGTGGCCCTGTCTTTCGGAGCCGACGACATGGACGGCACCATTGTCGAGGAAAAAATCTCCCACACGGCCGGCGCGGAGAGCCCCAAGGGCGTCTCCAGGTCCCTGCTCCGAGGCTTGATCGAGGAAGCCGGGTTCGAACCGGTGGAACGGGACGCTTTTTATGGGTCCGTGGAAGGAAGCGCGCATGCCGCCCACGCTTGAAGGAATCATCAAACGCGTGAAAGACGGACACCGTGTAAGCATGGACCAAGCCGCGGCCTTGTACGCGCAAGCGGAGTTCCTTG encodes the following:
- the mqnE gene encoding aminofutalosine synthase MqnE, translating into MFAQPTDPALRKIEKKLEAGKRLDAEDGNHLYRTHDLLGLGVLAHGARLAANGRKAYYVYNQHINYTNICKNLCRFCAFGREADREGAYFMTLDDVEAALRCREAEPITEIHVVGGVHPDLPADYYFDLVRRIKKVRPHATVKAFTAVEIHHLAKLTGSTLADTFRRLKECGLEAMPGGGAEVFSPRIQEELFPRKIGADEWLEVMREAHRAGIRTNATMLYGHVETVEERVEHFLRLRALQDEVEGFMAFVPLAFHSKNTRLSHLPPTTGYDDLKTVAVARLLLDNFPHIKAYWVMLGLKLAQVALSFGADDMDGTIVEEKISHTAGAESPKGVSRSLLRGLIEEAGFEPVERDAFYGSVEGSAHAAHA
- a CDS encoding amino acid ABC transporter ATP-binding protein; the protein is MRLELHSLCKTYKGQIALDSLTLDTGEVKALAVIGPSGGGKSTLLRIIGGLERPDSGTVRLNGLEVEYDEPKLIQYRRGIGTVFQAFNLFSHLNALENITLPLEKVHGYNPSEAERWARELLRHFHLEDHALKKPAELSGGQRQRVAIVRAISIKPRVLLFDEPTSALDPEMSAEVLEVISRLKREGRDIIMVTHEMGFARAAADQAVFLANGAIVEYGPAEQVFSRPSDPITRTFLSRVTRFQAPA
- a CDS encoding amino acid ABC transporter permease, which codes for MVSLFYFAFSRVAYHWAWSSVGRYWPMFVRGWCVTVLVSFAALATSACLGVFLALAQRSRMLALRYLSKLIVELIRGTPLLVQILIFFYVVAEAFQIRNRYLVGILILSIFSAAYICEIVRGGIESVGKSQIDSARAIGFTRRQIYRYVVFPQAIRQILPALAGQFVSLIKDSSLLSIISISEFTLNAQEINAFTYSAFESYIPLAVGYLILTLPISLWSRHLERNFAYET
- the rpiA gene encoding ribose-5-phosphate isomerase RpiA codes for the protein MLGTITSISEAAFTLESTKKRDAKEEKRLAAMAAVELVKDGQVVGLGTGSTAAFVIEELGRRVREQGLRIQGVPTSYEASHLARKVGITLRSMDNVSGIDIAIDGADQVDPSKNLIKGGGASHVTEKIVDGFADRFVVIVDSSKLVPRLGGSFPVPVEVIPVALYAVMAAVEKVGGRPELRMAVHKAGPVITDLGNLLLDVHFDGIDDPAALEMRLNNITGTVGNGLFVGMTDQVIIGDSLTGSARWME
- a CDS encoding shikimate kinase, whose amino-acid sequence is MRDRNHFEDPVAHSANAVVRLALIGYRCTGKSSLAQILAQQWGWRAVDLDKVLQERARKDIADLVREQGWHSFRMIEAELLREFSKHERVVVATGGGIIETPECRETLKRDFYTVWLTADIHTILQRMSKDANTAAQRPPLTDKTPEEEVRSLLEHRRPWYQECSILKLSTDRMSLPRLAAEIEKAMHRGDKEEFPIRIE
- a CDS encoding class I fructose-bisphosphate aldolase family protein encodes the protein MRSFNPRLRHILDPTTGRTVIVPLDHGFTAGPLKGLVSMRDALDPILQARPNAVILHSGMLRELPWDLPADVGIILHLSGGTNLTSSGIRKVLVAKVEDALGLGADAVSIHVNLGNRYEAEMLADAGAVASKCRTYGLPLLIMAYVRGKKVKDEFDPGLVAHAARLASELGADVVKVPYTGSVESFRSVVQGCCAPVVIAGGPKIDREEDLIRCVQEAMKAGAAGISIGRNVFQHPNPKLLLRRLRTIVHSNRSLAHVSHAA
- a CDS encoding menaquinone biosynthesis protein, translating into MNSDPVYYHLEQRSPSDELELAPGAPACLNRRVRIGELDISPVSCVEYARHFERYLILPDLSISSFGPVRSVFLVTQMPVNELDGKRIWVTEESETSIALLKLLLENGKGVRPRYETVRIHPEVLRKERPDAALVIGDLALRMGTNGGFQYRYDLADWWREETGLGFVFALWVVRREFAEAHPDRVRRALETLLDSKRKSRVALADVSRAAAARSGLDEGLIYSYMDRLVFDLDPPLIEGLRAFFDKLHARGVLPEPVPLRFFDA